Proteins encoded by one window of Nocardioides euryhalodurans:
- a CDS encoding NAD-dependent succinate-semialdehyde dehydrogenase, with product MGDFSLSSLTDLPLDLWVGGRAVPASDEGRFDVLDPATGEVLTSVANGTVDDAMACVDAAAAAAEAWAATAPRQRAEVLRRAFELMTARSDELAHLISLENGKALPDARGEVAYAAEFFRWYAEEAVRAAGSVMTAPSGANRIVVLQQPVGIAVLVTPWNFPAAMATRKIGPALAAGCTVVLKPASDTPLTALLMARILDDAGVPAGVVNVLPARRSGEVVSAMLHDPRVRKLSFTGSTEVGRVLLREAADQVVNCSMELGGNAPFLVFEDADLDAAVDGAMVAKMRNAGEACTAANRFFVHADVAADFSRRLADRMAGMVVGPGTDDATEVGPLVNEESAAKVDDLVRGAVAAGAQVVVGGGRPEREGFYYSPTVLVDVPRGAEILGEEIFGPVAPVVTFTDEDEVVAMANDTEFGLVSYVYTGDLARGLRVSERLDSGMVGLNRGLVSDPAAPFGGTKQSGIGREGGHEGMLDYLESKYVAVSW from the coding sequence ATGGGCGACTTCTCCCTGTCCTCGCTGACCGACCTGCCGCTCGACCTGTGGGTCGGTGGCCGCGCCGTGCCCGCCTCCGACGAGGGACGCTTCGACGTCCTGGACCCGGCGACCGGCGAGGTGCTGACCTCCGTGGCCAACGGCACGGTCGACGACGCGATGGCGTGCGTCGACGCGGCCGCGGCGGCGGCCGAGGCATGGGCGGCGACCGCGCCGCGGCAGCGGGCGGAGGTGCTGCGGCGGGCGTTCGAGCTGATGACCGCGCGGTCCGACGAGCTCGCCCACCTGATCTCGCTCGAGAACGGCAAGGCGCTGCCGGACGCGCGCGGCGAGGTGGCGTACGCCGCGGAGTTCTTCCGCTGGTACGCCGAGGAGGCGGTCCGCGCCGCGGGCTCGGTGATGACGGCGCCGTCCGGTGCCAACCGCATCGTGGTGCTGCAGCAGCCGGTCGGCATCGCGGTGCTGGTGACGCCCTGGAACTTCCCGGCGGCGATGGCGACCCGCAAGATCGGCCCGGCGCTCGCGGCCGGCTGCACGGTGGTGCTGAAGCCGGCCAGCGACACTCCGCTGACGGCTCTCCTGATGGCACGGATCCTCGACGACGCCGGCGTACCGGCGGGCGTGGTCAACGTGCTGCCCGCCCGCCGCTCGGGCGAGGTGGTCTCGGCGATGCTGCACGACCCGCGAGTGCGCAAGCTGTCCTTCACCGGCTCCACCGAGGTCGGGCGGGTGCTGCTGCGCGAGGCGGCCGACCAGGTGGTCAACTGCTCGATGGAGCTGGGCGGCAACGCGCCGTTCCTCGTCTTCGAGGACGCCGACCTCGACGCCGCCGTCGACGGCGCCATGGTCGCCAAGATGCGCAACGCCGGCGAGGCCTGCACGGCCGCCAACCGGTTCTTCGTGCACGCCGACGTGGCGGCCGACTTCTCCCGCCGGCTCGCCGACCGGATGGCGGGCATGGTGGTCGGCCCCGGCACCGACGACGCGACCGAGGTGGGTCCGCTGGTCAACGAGGAGTCGGCGGCCAAGGTCGACGACCTGGTCCGAGGCGCGGTGGCGGCGGGCGCGCAGGTGGTCGTGGGCGGTGGCCGCCCGGAGCGGGAGGGCTTCTACTACTCCCCGACCGTGCTGGTCGACGTCCCGCGTGGCGCCGAGATCCTCGGTGAGGAGATCTTCGGCCCGGTCGCCCCGGTGGTCACGTTCACCGACGAGGACGAGGTGGTGGCGATGGCCAACGACACCGAGTTCGGCCTGGTGTCCTACGTCTACACCGGCGACCTCGCCCGCGGCCTGCGGGTCAGCGAGCGGCTCGACTCCGGGATGGTGGGCCTCAACCGCGGTCTGGTCTCGGACCCGGCCGCCCCCTTCGGTGGCACCAAGCAGTCGGGCATCGGCCGTGAGGGCGGGCACGAGGGCATGCTCGACTACCTGGAGAGCAAGTACGTCGCCGTGTCCTGGTGA
- the zwf gene encoding glucose-6-phosphate dehydrogenase, whose amino-acid sequence MPSEHPTTVVLFGATGDLSRRKLLPGLLHLFKTGLLRDIRVVGTSLDDYTTETFRDFAKEAVDEFGGDDGDKEAWPEFAPLLHFAPGSEGAAGLRRTVEEVEATWPDGTDPRRLHYLSVPPKAALSVVDQLREAALVERSRIIMEKPFGTDLASATELNRQLHEVFEEEQIFRIDHFLGKEAAQNILAFRFANGLFEPIWHRHHIDHVQIDVPEELGLAQRASFYEATGAYRDMVVTHLFQVLAFTAMEPPTALEPAAISEEKNKVFRSMLPIEPHDVVRGQYVGYRDLDGVARDSETETFVALKCYVDNWRWAGVPFYLRTGKRMAQGARIISIAFKEPPRSMFPAGSGVGDHGPDHLTFDLADQSRMSLSFYGKKPGPGMALDKLSMQFAMHDTGWAGSVLEAYERLIHDAARGDHTLFTSARGIERLWEISTPLLENPTVVRPYAPGSWGPNQIHQLVAPFTWRLPFERSWRDPNVAGA is encoded by the coding sequence GTGCCCTCCGAGCATCCGACCACCGTCGTCCTCTTCGGCGCCACGGGCGACCTGAGCCGTCGCAAGCTGCTGCCCGGGCTGCTGCACCTGTTCAAGACCGGGCTGTTGCGCGACATCCGGGTCGTCGGGACGTCCCTGGACGACTACACGACCGAGACGTTCCGCGACTTCGCGAAGGAGGCCGTGGACGAGTTCGGCGGCGACGACGGGGACAAGGAGGCGTGGCCGGAGTTCGCGCCGCTGCTGCACTTCGCGCCCGGGTCCGAGGGCGCGGCCGGGTTGCGCCGGACCGTCGAGGAGGTCGAGGCGACCTGGCCCGACGGCACCGACCCTCGCCGGCTCCACTACCTCAGCGTCCCGCCCAAGGCGGCGTTGTCGGTGGTCGACCAGCTGCGCGAGGCGGCCCTGGTCGAGCGCAGCCGGATCATCATGGAGAAGCCGTTCGGCACCGACCTCGCCTCGGCGACCGAGCTGAACCGGCAGCTGCACGAGGTGTTCGAGGAGGAGCAGATCTTCCGGATCGACCACTTCCTCGGCAAGGAGGCGGCGCAGAACATCCTCGCCTTCCGGTTCGCCAACGGGCTCTTCGAGCCGATCTGGCACCGCCACCACATCGACCACGTCCAGATCGACGTACCCGAGGAGCTCGGGCTGGCCCAGCGGGCGAGCTTCTACGAGGCCACCGGCGCCTACCGCGACATGGTCGTCACCCATCTCTTCCAGGTCCTCGCGTTCACGGCCATGGAGCCGCCCACCGCGCTGGAGCCGGCGGCGATCTCGGAGGAGAAGAACAAGGTCTTCCGCTCGATGCTGCCCATCGAGCCGCACGACGTCGTCCGGGGCCAGTACGTCGGCTACCGCGACCTCGACGGAGTCGCCCGCGACTCCGAGACCGAGACCTTCGTCGCCCTCAAGTGCTACGTCGACAACTGGCGCTGGGCCGGCGTCCCGTTCTACCTGCGCACCGGCAAGCGGATGGCGCAGGGGGCGCGGATCATCTCCATCGCCTTCAAGGAGCCGCCGCGCTCGATGTTCCCCGCCGGTTCCGGGGTGGGCGACCACGGCCCCGACCACCTGACCTTCGACCTGGCCGACCAGTCGCGCATGTCGCTGTCCTTCTACGGCAAGAAGCCCGGCCCGGGCATGGCGCTGGACAAGCTGTCGATGCAGTTCGCGATGCACGACACCGGCTGGGCCGGATCGGTGCTCGAGGCGTACGAGCGCCTCATCCACGACGCCGCCCGCGGTGACCACACCCTGTTCACCTCGGCGCGGGGCATCGAGCGGCTGTGGGAGATCTCGACGCCGCTGCTGGAGAACCCCACCGTGGTCCGGCCCTACGCCCCCGGCTCGTGGGGACCCAACCAGATCCACCAGCTGGTGGCGCCGTTCACCTGGCGGCTGCCGTTCGAGCGGAGCTGGCGCGACCCGAACGTCGCCGGCGCCTGA
- a CDS encoding amidohydrolase: MKKIAVPWRGTVVLASTLVLATSASIVASAGPDSSRRATPDASAQRPADMVLLDGKISMLDDANRTVSALAITDGRIVQVGSDRTVRKLAGKGTEVVDLDGRRVIPGLIEGHLHALRTGYHCWTQTVRLDQVTTRADALAAYADKAASLPAGAWIWTTAGGWNIGQLDDPAPFTLAELSAAAPDNPVWVTGSGITGARVNQAALDAIGLGAGDPGVEVDGSGNPTGGISGAANTAAGTAIRAQLDQLGIEGEAACLSDFLDEAASRGLTSIKDAGGNNAPWGTTGAISDGLHGEEPGMYLYRNEGLPVRIAYHQMSRYAGPASAMEDLRNAVGFLGDDWFKYLGPGEDTMATDAGYADFTTMAARKQLSLETHVGNVDAILAGFEAAAAVAPVEDLEWRIAHPADGQPTDEQLARAAALDAGWILTFSSVRNGATGPRYKSVLDAGAKFCLASDAMNVAPWQPFQNLWYVTTGDTMLPGVPGVPADQQLTRLEALRHQTVECDWAIDQEGEIGSLEVGKLADLLVLDQDYFTVPDDRIRTIRPLLTVVGGKVSYSAGPYGKLG, encoded by the coding sequence ATGAAGAAGATCGCAGTTCCCTGGCGGGGCACGGTCGTGCTGGCCTCCACGCTGGTGCTGGCCACCTCGGCCTCCATCGTCGCCAGCGCCGGGCCAGACAGCTCCCGCCGCGCCACGCCTGACGCCTCCGCCCAGCGACCAGCAGACATGGTGCTCCTGGACGGCAAGATCTCCATGCTCGACGACGCCAACCGGACGGTGTCGGCGCTCGCCATCACCGACGGCCGCATCGTGCAGGTCGGCTCGGACAGGACCGTCCGCAAGCTCGCCGGCAAGGGCACCGAGGTCGTCGACCTCGACGGGCGGCGGGTCATCCCCGGCCTGATCGAGGGCCACCTCCACGCCCTGCGCACCGGCTACCACTGCTGGACCCAGACCGTGCGCCTCGACCAGGTCACCACCCGGGCGGACGCGCTCGCCGCGTACGCCGACAAGGCCGCGTCCCTGCCCGCTGGCGCCTGGATCTGGACCACCGCCGGTGGCTGGAACATCGGCCAGCTCGACGACCCGGCTCCGTTCACCCTCGCCGAGCTCAGTGCCGCCGCGCCCGACAACCCCGTCTGGGTCACCGGGTCCGGCATCACCGGCGCCCGGGTCAACCAGGCCGCCCTCGACGCGATCGGCCTCGGGGCGGGCGACCCCGGGGTCGAGGTCGACGGATCGGGCAATCCGACCGGCGGGATCTCCGGTGCCGCCAACACCGCGGCCGGGACCGCGATCCGCGCGCAGCTCGACCAGCTGGGCATCGAGGGCGAGGCCGCCTGCCTCTCCGACTTCCTCGACGAGGCGGCCAGTCGCGGCCTGACGTCGATCAAGGACGCCGGCGGCAACAACGCGCCCTGGGGCACGACCGGCGCCATCAGCGACGGACTGCACGGCGAGGAGCCGGGCATGTACCTCTATCGCAACGAGGGCCTTCCGGTGCGGATCGCCTACCACCAGATGTCGCGCTACGCCGGACCGGCCTCAGCGATGGAGGACCTGCGCAACGCGGTGGGCTTCCTCGGGGACGACTGGTTCAAGTACCTCGGCCCCGGTGAGGACACCATGGCCACCGACGCCGGCTACGCCGACTTCACGACCATGGCCGCCCGCAAGCAGCTCAGTCTCGAGACCCACGTGGGCAACGTCGACGCCATCCTCGCCGGCTTCGAGGCAGCAGCAGCCGTGGCGCCGGTCGAGGACCTGGAGTGGCGGATCGCCCACCCGGCGGACGGCCAGCCCACGGACGAGCAGCTCGCCCGGGCAGCCGCCCTCGACGCGGGGTGGATCCTCACCTTCTCGTCAGTGCGCAACGGCGCCACCGGTCCCCGCTACAAGTCGGTGCTCGACGCAGGCGCGAAGTTCTGCCTCGCCTCGGACGCCATGAACGTCGCCCCGTGGCAGCCGTTCCAGAACCTCTGGTACGTCACGACCGGCGACACCATGCTGCCGGGCGTCCCCGGCGTGCCGGCCGACCAGCAGCTGACCCGGCTCGAGGCGTTGCGCCACCAGACCGTGGAGTGCGACTGGGCGATCGACCAGGAAGGAGAGATCGGGTCGCTCGAGGTCGGCAAGCTCGCCGACCTGCTGGTGCTCGACCAGGACTACTTCACGGTGCCTGACGACCGGATCCGCACGATCAGGCCGCTGCTCACCGTGGTCGGCGGCAAGGTCTCCTACTCCGCCGGGCCCTACGGAAAGCTCGGCTGA
- a CDS encoding nuclear transport factor 2 family protein, giving the protein MGSRSEDVDAVTEVATEYFQAWFAGDGDRMRAVLHPALAKRTRAAPGTHSLALHEDPVETLVADTAGGEGTGFVPWQEVTVLDVVRDIATVKVHSEPFDEYLHLARFADGWLIVNALYLTAE; this is encoded by the coding sequence ATGGGCAGCCGGTCGGAGGACGTGGACGCCGTCACCGAGGTCGCCACGGAGTACTTCCAGGCGTGGTTCGCCGGCGACGGTGATCGGATGCGTGCGGTGCTGCACCCAGCACTGGCGAAGCGGACCCGCGCGGCACCAGGCACGCACTCCCTGGCGCTGCACGAGGACCCGGTCGAGACCCTCGTCGCCGACACCGCCGGGGGCGAGGGGACCGGCTTCGTCCCGTGGCAGGAGGTGACGGTCCTGGACGTCGTCCGGGACATCGCGACGGTGAAGGTGCACTCCGAGCCCTTCGACGAGTACCTCCACCTGGCCCGGTTCGCCGACGGCTGGCTGATCGTGAACGCGCTGTACCTGACCGCGGAATGA
- a CDS encoding class I SAM-dependent methyltransferase — protein sequence MAEVSDSDKALNRALWAVVNERFTDAAAADMWSRPETVWGLFSVPERELGVLGEVRGLDVAELACGTAYFSAWLARAGARTVAVDLSHEQLTTARRMQAQVGPAFPLVQGDGERVPLRSGAYDLVVSEHGAAAWCDPERWLPEAARLLRPGGRLVFLTNSLLSALCVPLEEGVAGERLLRGQREAYRVRWPGGGAEFHPSHGDWVRLLRGSGFVVAALREVYAPAQAHDHTFYEIVSKDWATRWPAEEVWVAVRR from the coding sequence ATGGCCGAGGTCAGCGACTCCGACAAGGCGCTGAACCGGGCCCTGTGGGCGGTGGTGAACGAGCGCTTCACCGACGCGGCCGCCGCGGACATGTGGTCGCGGCCGGAGACCGTCTGGGGACTCTTCTCCGTCCCGGAGCGGGAGCTGGGAGTCCTGGGGGAGGTGCGCGGACTCGACGTCGCGGAGCTGGCCTGCGGCACCGCCTACTTCTCCGCGTGGCTCGCCCGGGCCGGTGCGCGGACGGTCGCGGTGGACCTCTCGCACGAGCAGCTCACGACTGCGCGGAGGATGCAGGCCCAGGTCGGACCGGCGTTCCCGCTCGTCCAGGGTGACGGGGAGCGGGTCCCCCTGCGCAGCGGCGCCTACGACCTGGTGGTGAGCGAGCACGGAGCGGCCGCGTGGTGTGATCCGGAGCGCTGGCTGCCCGAGGCCGCCAGGCTGCTCCGACCGGGAGGACGGCTGGTCTTCCTGACCAACAGCCTCCTCTCGGCACTGTGCGTCCCGCTCGAGGAGGGCGTCGCCGGCGAGCGACTGCTCCGCGGTCAGCGTGAGGCGTACCGGGTGCGGTGGCCCGGCGGTGGGGCCGAGTTCCACCCCTCGCACGGGGACTGGGTGCGGTTGCTGCGCGGATCCGGCTTCGTGGTCGCGGCCCTGCGCGAGGTCTACGCGCCGGCACAGGCGCACGACCACACGTTCTACGAGATCGTGTCGAAGGACTGGGCGACCCGGTGGCCGGCCGAGGAGGTGTGGGTGGCGGTCCGCCGGTGA
- a CDS encoding GNAT family N-acetyltransferase yields MTSHAFVPAGFEAPTSLATDQFRLEPLGPQHNGADHAAWTSSIEHIRSTAGYPDGTWPPLGGMTLEENLGDLRRHADDFARGAGFTFTVLDPGDDDVIGCVYLYPSHSEDWDVTVQSWVRADRSALDVPLADAVARWLATDWPWERVDRCGR; encoded by the coding sequence ATGACCTCGCACGCGTTCGTGCCCGCAGGCTTCGAGGCGCCCACCTCGCTCGCCACCGACCAGTTCCGCCTCGAACCCCTGGGCCCCCAGCACAACGGGGCCGACCATGCCGCCTGGACCTCGAGCATCGAGCACATCCGCTCCACCGCCGGGTATCCGGACGGCACCTGGCCCCCGCTCGGCGGCATGACGCTGGAGGAGAACCTCGGTGACCTCCGTCGCCACGCGGACGACTTCGCGCGTGGAGCCGGCTTCACCTTCACCGTCCTCGACCCGGGTGACGACGACGTCATCGGGTGCGTCTACCTGTATCCCTCGCACTCCGAGGACTGGGACGTCACGGTGCAGTCCTGGGTACGGGCCGACCGCTCGGCGCTCGACGTCCCCCTCGCCGACGCCGTCGCCCGCTGGCTCGCCACGGACTGGCCCTGGGAGCGCGTGGACCGCTGCGGTCGCTAG
- a CDS encoding MerR family transcriptional regulator produces MSTRAARRTFSIKEAAALTGLPASTLRYYESIGVIAPVSRGASSGHRVYDDADLDQLMWIACLAATGMSVADMKTYVANGRLGAEAAGEQVDLLAGQERRLAAEAEQLALRQQYVRIKIDYWKAVGAGDTARADRLSGRARALADELKQSGSR; encoded by the coding sequence GTGAGCACACGAGCTGCCCGGCGCACCTTCTCCATCAAGGAGGCGGCCGCGCTGACCGGTCTTCCGGCCAGCACGCTGCGCTACTACGAGTCGATCGGCGTGATCGCGCCGGTCAGCCGCGGCGCGAGCAGCGGGCACCGTGTCTACGACGACGCGGACCTCGACCAGCTGATGTGGATCGCCTGCCTCGCCGCGACCGGGATGTCCGTGGCCGACATGAAGACGTACGTCGCCAACGGCCGACTCGGTGCGGAGGCGGCGGGCGAGCAGGTCGATCTCCTCGCCGGGCAGGAGCGTCGGCTCGCAGCCGAGGCCGAGCAGCTCGCGCTGCGCCAGCAGTACGTCCGGATCAAGATCGACTACTGGAAGGCCGTCGGGGCGGGTGACACCGCCCGGGCCGACCGGCTCTCGGGCAGGGCCCGCGCCCTGGCCGACGAGCTCAAGCAGTCCGGCTCGCGGTAG
- a CDS encoding NAD(P)-dependent alcohol dehydrogenase: MPTNVHAYAAPASGQPLAPTTIERRDVGARDVLIDIEYAGICHSDIHTVNGDWGPQPFPVVPGHEIVGTVAEVGADVTRHRVGDRVGVGCMVGSCGECVNCANGDEQYCVEGMVPTYAGTDRDGTTTQGGYSTHVVVDADYVLSVPAALDPAAAAPLLCAGITTYAPLRKWQAGPGKKVAVVGLGGLGHMAVQIAHAMGAEVTVLSQSLKKQEDGLRLGADDYFATSDPDTFDHLAGRFDLIVNTVSASIDLDAYLGLLGVDGTLVNVGAPSEPLGVNVFSLLSNRRSFAGSMIGGIALTQEMLDFCAEHGIGAEVEVIAADQVNEAYERVLASDVRYRFVIDTATLG, encoded by the coding sequence ATGCCCACGAACGTCCATGCCTACGCCGCGCCCGCCTCGGGCCAGCCGCTCGCCCCGACCACGATCGAGCGCCGCGACGTCGGCGCCCGCGACGTGCTCATCGACATCGAGTACGCCGGCATCTGCCACTCCGACATCCACACCGTCAACGGCGACTGGGGTCCCCAGCCGTTCCCGGTCGTCCCGGGCCACGAGATCGTCGGCACCGTCGCCGAGGTCGGCGCGGACGTCACCCGGCACCGGGTCGGTGACCGCGTCGGCGTCGGCTGCATGGTCGGCTCCTGCGGCGAGTGCGTGAACTGCGCCAACGGTGACGAGCAGTACTGCGTCGAGGGCATGGTCCCGACGTACGCCGGCACCGACCGCGACGGGACCACGACGCAGGGCGGCTACTCGACCCACGTCGTCGTCGACGCCGACTACGTCCTCTCGGTCCCTGCGGCCCTCGACCCGGCCGCCGCCGCCCCGCTGCTCTGCGCCGGCATCACGACCTATGCCCCGCTGCGGAAGTGGCAGGCCGGCCCGGGCAAGAAGGTCGCCGTCGTCGGGCTCGGCGGGCTCGGCCACATGGCCGTCCAGATCGCCCACGCGATGGGCGCCGAGGTCACGGTGCTGTCGCAGTCGCTGAAGAAGCAGGAGGACGGGCTCCGGCTCGGGGCGGACGACTACTTCGCCACCTCCGACCCGGACACCTTCGATCACCTCGCCGGCCGGTTCGACCTGATCGTCAACACCGTCAGCGCGAGCATCGACCTGGACGCCTACCTCGGGCTGCTCGGTGTCGACGGCACGCTGGTCAACGTCGGCGCCCCGAGCGAGCCGCTGGGCGTCAACGTGTTCTCGCTGCTCAGCAACCGTCGCTCGTTCGCCGGCTCCATGATCGGCGGCATCGCCCTCACGCAGGAGATGCTCGACTTCTGCGCCGAGCACGGGATCGGCGCCGAGGTGGAGGTCATCGCCGCCGACCAGGTCAACGAGGCGTACGAGCGGGTGCTGGCCTCCGACGTCCGCTACCGGTTCGTCATCGACACCGCCACCCTCGGCTGA
- a CDS encoding MOSC domain-containing protein — translation MRVARIGFTPVKGGRHLTHPAVSLTRGGPQGDRRFCLVDLAAGRCLRTVHHPTLLQTSAVWDWTVLSVALPSGVVEGTPVATGEVHHVDYWGRSTAVEVVAGPWAAAYSAHLGREVVLVSGAPGDLVYGGPVTLVTSASLARLADEVGAPVDAARFRATFELDGGELDPDAEQEWVGRRVRIGVAEVRVRGVVPRCAVVDVHPETGVRDLALLSSLADRRSSRGEPVFGVDAEVTVPGRIHAGDVATVVPG, via the coding sequence ATGCGGGTCGCGCGGATCGGGTTCACGCCCGTCAAGGGAGGTCGCCACCTGACCCACCCTGCGGTGAGCCTGACCCGGGGCGGGCCGCAGGGAGACCGGAGGTTCTGCCTGGTCGACCTGGCGGCCGGCCGCTGCCTGCGCACGGTCCACCACCCGACCCTGCTCCAGACCTCCGCCGTCTGGGACTGGACGGTGCTGTCCGTGGCGCTCCCCTCGGGCGTGGTCGAGGGCACGCCGGTCGCGACCGGGGAGGTCCACCACGTCGACTACTGGGGCAGGTCCACCGCCGTTGAGGTCGTGGCGGGACCGTGGGCGGCGGCGTACTCCGCCCACCTGGGCCGCGAGGTCGTGCTGGTCTCCGGCGCCCCGGGTGACCTCGTGTACGGCGGTCCGGTCACCCTCGTGACGAGCGCGTCGCTGGCCCGGCTGGCCGACGAGGTCGGCGCGCCCGTCGACGCCGCCCGGTTCCGGGCCACCTTCGAGCTGGACGGCGGGGAGCTGGACCCGGACGCGGAGCAGGAGTGGGTGGGTCGTCGGGTGCGGATCGGCGTGGCCGAGGTCCGCGTCCGCGGCGTCGTGCCCCGCTGCGCGGTGGTCGACGTCCACCCGGAGACCGGGGTCCGCGACCTGGCCCTGCTGTCGTCGCTCGCCGACCGTCGCTCCTCCCGGGGCGAGCCGGTGTTCGGCGTGGACGCGGAGGTCACCGTGCCCGGCCGGATCCATGCCGGAGACGTCGCCACCGTCGTGCCCGGCTGA
- a CDS encoding fumarylacetoacetate hydrolase family protein, with product MTPLDPRIARGTTRMLAARSAALEAGDAHLGWKVGFGAPAALATFELDRPLVGFLTRERLLTSGATVDVSGWTKPVLEAEVAAHLGSDVGAGASGSEALAAVAGWSVAIELADLDHTPSDVERILAGNIFHRQVLLGPVVADLPSPGRFSVSREGVAVASTTEPSALTGELGSVLASTADTLAACGEGLRAGDVVITGSVVPPVAVAGSGVWEVAAKGLGSLSVRLP from the coding sequence GTGACCCCGCTCGATCCCAGGATCGCCCGCGGCACCACCCGGATGCTGGCGGCCCGCTCGGCCGCGCTCGAGGCGGGGGACGCCCACCTCGGCTGGAAGGTCGGCTTCGGCGCACCTGCCGCCCTGGCGACGTTCGAGCTGGACCGCCCGCTCGTCGGCTTCCTGACCCGGGAGCGGTTGCTGACCTCGGGGGCGACGGTCGACGTCTCGGGCTGGACCAAGCCCGTGCTCGAGGCCGAGGTCGCCGCCCACCTGGGCTCCGACGTCGGCGCCGGCGCGTCCGGGTCCGAGGCGCTCGCCGCGGTCGCCGGCTGGTCGGTCGCGATCGAGCTCGCGGACCTCGACCACACGCCGTCGGACGTCGAGCGGATCCTGGCCGGCAACATCTTCCACCGCCAGGTGCTGCTGGGGCCGGTCGTGGCCGACCTCCCCTCGCCCGGTCGCTTCTCGGTGTCGCGCGAGGGCGTCGCCGTCGCGTCGACGACCGAGCCCTCCGCGCTGACGGGGGAGCTCGGGAGCGTGCTCGCGTCGACGGCGGACACGCTCGCAGCCTGCGGTGAGGGCTTGCGCGCCGGCGACGTGGTGATCACGGGGTCGGTCGTGCCACCGGTCGCCGTCGCCGGGAGCGGGGTGTGGGAGGTCGCGGCGAAGGGCCTCGGCAGCCTGTCCGTCCGGCTCCCCTGA
- a CDS encoding cupin domain-containing protein, which yields MTVRPPFRTTVADVPLEQNLREDEGWVDMQVQYLVNSERGGSDGLTVGRTVLPPGARHDRHLHTDADEFLVVMSGRGEIHTNTGREPSQAGDVIFTPRGNWHGFVNTGDEDVLLIWGWSGAGSLAAAGYGLPSDDDEFDDPS from the coding sequence ATGACCGTCAGGCCTCCCTTCCGGACCACCGTCGCCGACGTACCGCTCGAGCAGAACCTGCGCGAGGACGAGGGCTGGGTCGACATGCAGGTCCAGTACCTCGTCAACTCCGAGCGCGGCGGCTCCGACGGGCTGACCGTGGGCCGTACGGTGCTCCCGCCGGGCGCCCGTCACGACCGCCACCTCCACACCGACGCCGACGAGTTCCTGGTCGTGATGTCGGGCCGTGGGGAGATCCACACCAACACCGGCCGCGAGCCGTCGCAGGCCGGCGACGTGATCTTCACGCCGCGCGGCAACTGGCACGGCTTCGTCAACACCGGGGACGAGGACGTGCTGCTGATCTGGGGCTGGAGCGGCGCCGGCTCGCTGGCAGCCGCCGGCTACGGGCTGCCGTCCGACGACGACGAGTTCGACGACCCCTCGTGA
- a CDS encoding NAD(P)-dependent oxidoreductase, whose translation MFNQIEQVGFVGLGAMGSGIARRLMEAGHPVTGWNRTRSKAEDLLAAGMGWADTPREVAERCDVVFTMLTNTAAIEGAARGEDGLLAGLREGTVWADLSTISPEASVALSEEVAATGASYLDTPVSGSPATLAAGQMSVMVGGDRAAFDHVEQLLHAIGPKVTYIGPHGHAILTKVAINLALVVSVTAFAEAVTLVEKAGVSRAAVVDAALKSVIASPVIGYRAPLLVDDDTVYADVELQQKDLVLAQELGRRYGAMVPTCSAASEMLSAARSSDLSDRDFLVSVADVYRRAAGVEVR comes from the coding sequence ATGTTTAATCAGATTGAACAGGTCGGCTTCGTCGGCCTCGGCGCGATGGGCAGCGGCATCGCCCGCCGCCTGATGGAGGCCGGCCATCCCGTCACCGGCTGGAACCGGACCAGGAGCAAGGCCGAGGACCTGCTCGCCGCCGGCATGGGCTGGGCCGACACGCCGCGCGAGGTCGCGGAGCGGTGCGACGTGGTCTTCACGATGCTCACCAACACCGCGGCCATCGAGGGCGCCGCCCGCGGCGAGGACGGCCTGCTGGCCGGACTCCGCGAGGGCACGGTCTGGGCCGACCTGAGCACCATCTCCCCCGAGGCCAGCGTGGCGCTGTCGGAGGAGGTCGCGGCGACCGGGGCGTCCTACCTGGACACGCCCGTCTCAGGCAGCCCGGCCACCCTGGCCGCCGGCCAGATGTCAGTCATGGTGGGCGGCGACCGCGCCGCCTTCGACCACGTCGAGCAGCTGCTCCACGCGATCGGCCCCAAGGTGACCTACATCGGCCCCCACGGCCACGCCATCCTCACCAAGGTCGCCATCAACCTCGCGCTGGTGGTCTCGGTGACGGCCTTCGCCGAGGCCGTGACCCTGGTCGAGAAGGCCGGCGTCAGCCGAGCGGCCGTCGTCGACGCGGCCCTCAAGAGCGTGATCGCCTCGCCCGTGATCGGCTACCGCGCGCCGCTCCTCGTCGACGACGACACCGTGTACGCCGACGTGGAGCTGCAGCAGAAGGACCTCGTCCTCGCCCAGGAGCTCGGCCGCCGCTACGGCGCGATGGTGCCGACCTGCTCGGCGGCCAGCGAGATGCTCAGCGCCGCGCGCAGCAGCGACCTGAGCGACCGCGACTTCCTGGTGAGCGTCGCCGACGTCTACCGCCGGGCCGCGGGGGTGGAGGTCCGATGA